One Bradyrhizobium manausense DNA segment encodes these proteins:
- the crcB gene encoding fluoride efflux transporter CrcB yields the protein MNIQFILAVAIGGALGSVMRYLVGIGSARLFGTDFPWGTLIINVTGSFLIGIFAALFATRWNLPQAARIFLTVGICGGYTTFSTFSLDAWYLVERGQSWASAIYMIASVVLSVGALIAAMQFVRTLP from the coding sequence TTGAACATTCAATTCATTCTGGCCGTCGCGATCGGCGGCGCGCTCGGGTCGGTCATGCGCTATCTCGTCGGGATCGGCTCGGCCCGGCTGTTCGGCACTGATTTTCCCTGGGGCACCCTCATCATCAACGTGACTGGATCGTTTCTGATCGGCATTTTCGCCGCGTTGTTCGCGACCCGATGGAACCTGCCGCAAGCCGCACGGATCTTCCTGACCGTCGGGATTTGCGGCGGATACACGACATTCTCGACGTTCTCGCTGGACGCCTGGTACCTGGTCGAGCGCGGCCAATCATGGGCCTCGGCCATCTACATGATCGCATCAGTGGTGCTGTCCGTGGGCGCCCTCATTGCCGCGATGCAATTCGTTCGCACGCTTCCGTAA